Proteins from a single region of Vairimorpha necatrix chromosome 6, complete sequence:
- a CDS encoding putative SP-containing membrane protein produces the protein MLILLIISIIKGTVTGFIREKKKQFLEIKTTQKFTNIKKSFLFESFKNQQVMIKDMKNNTRFIQNEDEYKEFKNKKEEKNKKNLDSDSEDEIQVFDELFVDLSVVPKVKGKLYGMKIDCTKKNGKVFTVWSRTFSYSYKQKEWVMDKVDEDDEDSVYWTYGGIAVAVMCLVFLGAYFMS, from the coding sequence ATGCTTATATTACTAATAATCTCTATAATCAAAGGAACAGTAACTGGTTTTATCagagaaaagaaaaaacaatttctagaaataaaaactacCCAAAAATTcactaatataaaaaaatcatttttatttgagtcttttaaaaatcaacaAGTAATGATAAAAGATATGAAAAACAATACTAGATTTATACAAAACGAAGATgaatataaagaatttaaaaataaaaaagaagaaaaaaataaaaaaaatttagactCTGACTCTGAAGATGAAATACAAGTATTTGATGAATTATTCGTTGATTTATCTGTTGTACCAAAAGTTAAAGGAAAACTTTATGGTATGAAAATTGAttgtacaaaaaaaaatggtaAAGTTTTTACTGTGTGGAGTAGAACTTTCTCATATtcttataaacaaaaagaatGGGTTATGGATAAAGTAGATGAAGATGATGAGGATAGTGTGTATTGGACTTATGGAGGGATAGCTGTGGCAGTGATGTGTTTAGTGTTTTTGGGAGCATATTTCAtgtcataa
- a CDS encoding ribosomal RNA small subunit methyltransferase (EMG1), translating to MDNYKPLNIIFSNTNISDLSKLHISLLVLQQSTLNITNKLKIFIKTQKNVLIQIHHQLEIPLSLNDFTSMMTYLLEKMKIKDDKGTVLMSVIKNRIGEYLPPNTYKMRLDVAGKMVSKDEGKTYAIFINENDGEEDMETVRVSDYKMDSIGISNQITNIFSDL from the coding sequence ATGGATAATTACAAACCACTAAACATCATTTTCTCTAATACAAACATATCTGATTTATCCAAACTTCACATCTCTCTTTTAGTATTACAACAGAGTACTCTAAACATAACCAACAAActaaaaatcttcattaaaactcaaaaaaatgttttaatcCAAATACACCATCAACTAGAGATCCCACTTTCTTTAAACGACTTCACTAGTATGATGACTTATTTACtggaaaaaatgaaaattaaagaCGACAAGGGAACAGTGTTGATGtcagttataaaaaacaggATAGGGGAATATTTGCCGCCTAACACTTACAAAATGAGACTAGATGTTGCGGGGAAGATGGTTAGTAAAGATGAAGGAAAAACATAtgctatatttataaatgaaaatgatGGTGAAGAAGATATGGAGACAGTGAGAGTTAGTGACTATAAAATGGATAGTATAGGAATAAGTAACCAgattacaaatatatttagtgacttataa
- a CDS encoding putative SP-containing membrane protein, whose protein sequence is MTTILYFIQLFSLRFISIKSSNDQIFEINNIMRIEDDQLCDILVNYTKNTNLLIDAVFNFAELVWFNLINHNIFCDILKRNNLVYIFEKRRAVLKNDYLEKVFRKFGIGRDVNLKLTPLTFIEDKFIENIVQETLNIYKSIHLCYKDIINRFNPIIDTIQIIIDQKLCFKSNNISEYPFAIFKVCKGILTRYDKCIDKEEKWYVVKMMKKYQRNMENAECADNLSFINTTFSYHKNLDNSSYSIFENFTNPTYNVSEDLTNTTFNTFEVLTDTTLDTIDNYTNTPSVAYDNYPTPTLNKIDDSTNTPSSAYDDNNTSSLNTFNDPADNSTTVFEELTYSTSSYSNLTEKSNTTLKSNNYDTSIGFNQNWMLLLIVIILSIIALVCIIYTVYKLSPWCKKYKVERFENNHFYETLKLRDL, encoded by the coding sequence ATGACGACAATACTTTATTTCATCCAGTTATTTTCGCTACGATTTATATCAATAAAATCTAGCAACGATCAGATATTtgaaataaacaatattatGAGGATCGAAGATGATCAGCTTTGCGATATATTAGTAAactatacaaaaaataccaaCTTACTTATCGATGCCGTCTTTAATTTTGCTGAATTGGTGTGGtttaatttgataaatcataatatattttgcGATATACTaaaaagaaacaatttAGTATATATCTTTGAGAAAAGAAGAGCTGTGTTAAAGAATGATTATTTAGAGAAAGTGTTTAGAAAATTTGGTATTGGTCGAGATGTCAATCTAAAATTAACTCCGCTTACATTCATTGAAGACAAGTTTATTGAGAACATTGTTCAAGAAACgctaaatatttataaatcgaTACACCTTTGTTATAaagatattattaatagatttaatCCTATTATCGATACAATCcaaattattattgatcaaaaattatgttttaaatcTAACAATATAAGTGAGTATCCTTTTGCTATTTTTAAGGTATGTAAAGGCATCTTGACAAGATATGATAAATGTATtgataaagaagaaaaatggTATGTTGTAAAAAtgatgaaaaaatatcaaagaAATATGGAAAACGCAGAATGCGCAGATAATCttagttttattaatacaACCTTCAgttatcataaaaatttagacaATTCAAGTTACagtatttttgaaaattttactaaTCCAACTTACAATGTTTCTGAAGACTTAACCAATACAACTTTTAATACTTTTGAAGTTTTAACGGATACAACTTTAGATACAATTGATAATTATACCAATACACCTTCTGTTGCTTATGATAATTATCCCACTCCaactttaaataaaatcgaTGATTCCACAAATACACCTTCCAGTGCTTATGATGACAATAATACTTCAAgtttaaatacatttaatGATCCTGCCGATAATTCAACTACTGTTTTTGAGGAATTAACTTATTCAACATCAAGTTACAGTAATCTAActgaaaaatcaaatacaACTCTAAAAAGTAATAATTATGACACGTCAATAGGTTTTAATCAAAACTGGATGCTACTATTGAtagtaataattttatctattaTTGCATTGGTATGTATAATCTACACTGTATATAAGCTCTCACCTTggtgtaaaaaatataaggtAGAaagatttgaaaataatcatttttatgaaacattaaaattaagaGATCTTTAA
- a CDS encoding putative SP-containing membrane protein, translated as MILFFFSVSYSYPLELVDISYIDNIPYVNLLINYPGKYELALCYNKDLDNQEGWRDMYLYEDSVSAVSVELPKTGSFKLFYTFRLRTKEFYSFCQPFEYTKGGYKVVEKDYKKKMSGKKKEEHKKEEKKKEEGRKEEGIFDNVGILLLVFMVISIVLIFFSGGSQI; from the coding sequence ATGATACTGTTCTTTTTCTCTGTTTCTTATTCTTATCCTTTAGAGTTAGTTGATATTAGTTATATTGATAATATTCcttatgtaaatttattaattaattatCCCGGGAAATATGAATTAGCCTTATGTTACAATAAAGATTTAGATAATCAAGAAGGATGGAGAGACATGTACTTGTATGAAGACAGTGTGTCTGCTGTGTCAGTAGAGTTGCCTAAGACTGGGAGTTTTAAGTTGTTTTACACTTTCCGCCTGCGGACTAAAGAGTTTTACTCGTTTTGTCAGCCCTTTGAGTACACGAAGGGAGGGTATAAAGTTGTAGAGAAGGACTATAAGAAGAAGATGTCTGGGAAGAAGAAAGAAGAACATAAGAAAGAAgagaagaagaaagaagAAGGGAGGAAAGAAGAAGGAATATTTGATAATGTGGGGATCTTATTACTAGTATTTATGGTGATCAGTATAgtactaatattttttagtggGGGGAGTCaaatataa